The following are encoded together in the Nitrospira sp. genome:
- a CDS encoding alpha/beta hydrolase, which translates to MTIRRQSYRYPQTQLWRRLLSPLLLGLVLLTVEISVFAQTTEPSTPARVTHNTVKIDGVDVFYREAGPKDAPVLLLLHGFPTSSHMYRNLIPQLADKYHVIAPDYPGFGQSGMPDRSKFAYTFDNYAQVVDRLIRQLGVNRYALYVMDYGAPVGFRLAAKNPERVLALIVQNGNAYDEGLEKFWDPIKAYWGTGGSTEREAIRWLTSLAATKWQYTNGVKDASLVSPDTWTMDQTFLDRPGNAEIQLDLFYDYRTNIPLYPQWQAYFRDHKPATLVVWGKNDAIFVAAGTTPYKRDIPNADIHLLDTGHFALETHRHEIAKLIREFLNRNLKSGGQG; encoded by the coding sequence ATGACAATTCGAAGACAATCATATCGGTATCCGCAGACACAGCTGTGGCGACGACTTCTGTCACCACTGTTGTTAGGCCTGGTGCTTCTCACTGTGGAGATCTCGGTGTTCGCGCAAACGACGGAGCCATCGACTCCGGCTCGCGTGACGCACAACACCGTCAAAATTGATGGCGTGGATGTGTTCTATCGTGAGGCAGGGCCGAAGGACGCGCCCGTTCTATTGCTACTTCACGGCTTCCCAACATCATCACATATGTATCGTAACCTCATCCCGCAACTTGCCGACAAGTACCATGTCATCGCGCCCGACTACCCGGGCTTTGGCCAGAGTGGGATGCCCGACCGATCAAAGTTCGCCTACACGTTCGACAACTACGCCCAGGTGGTGGACAGGCTGATCCGCCAACTCGGCGTGAACCGCTATGCCTTGTACGTGATGGATTATGGGGCGCCGGTCGGTTTCCGGCTAGCGGCAAAGAATCCGGAACGAGTGCTCGCGCTTATCGTGCAGAACGGCAACGCTTACGACGAAGGACTCGAAAAGTTCTGGGACCCCATCAAGGCCTATTGGGGCACAGGAGGATCAACCGAGCGTGAAGCGATCCGCTGGCTGACCTCTCTTGCGGCCACGAAGTGGCAGTATACGAACGGCGTGAAGGACGCGTCACTGGTGAGTCCCGATACCTGGACCATGGACCAAACGTTCCTCGACCGACCGGGGAACGCGGAGATTCAGCTCGACTTATTCTACGACTATCGCACGAATATCCCGCTGTACCCCCAGTGGCAGGCCTATTTTCGCGACCACAAGCCGGCGACGCTGGTCGTGTGGGGCAAGAACGACGCCATCTTCGTGGCAGCCGGTACCACGCCTTACAAACGCGATATTCCGAACGCGGACATCCATCTCCTTGATACCGGACACTTCGCCTTGGAGACGCACAGGCACGAGATCGCGAAGCTGATTCGGGAGTTCCTCAACCGCAACCTGAAGTCTGGAGGCCAAGGTTGA
- a CDS encoding DUF481 domain-containing protein: MKHSIALVGLGVLLSLSTTAVCSAFPFDDPAPVSDAAAPVHDVVTLKDGSVIHGEVIEMVGGVLQMKSALADDLIKIKWSEVSKLAVSHPIPFHLKEGTVLVGTAEESEPGTMTLKAGPTGSTMTMPMDAVTQVNPMIQPPVVYSGSLNAGYSQSVGNSHLRNVSILGDFIARSEQLRLTLLGRYVNGDNNGSLQVRNARGTIKLDFFITKRLFWFASAYVENDFLQNLKLRTAIATGPGYQFLERGDLSGMFRDMTFYAEAGPAYFNEDYRDNSITGDRASFRARVAMKFDWPLWDGRVTLYHYNEIFPSVQNASDFFFTMDNGVRMKILAGLSSGFQVTTRYNNRPPAGTGDTDNLYLLTLGYAFDTTRKR; encoded by the coding sequence ATGAAGCATTCCATCGCATTGGTTGGGTTAGGCGTCCTTCTTTCTCTCTCGACTACGGCGGTGTGTTCAGCATTTCCATTCGATGATCCGGCCCCGGTGTCTGACGCAGCCGCTCCAGTCCATGATGTGGTCACGCTGAAAGACGGCAGCGTCATCCATGGGGAAGTGATCGAAATGGTGGGTGGGGTGCTCCAGATGAAGAGCGCTCTGGCGGACGATCTGATTAAGATCAAGTGGTCTGAAGTGAGCAAATTGGCCGTCTCGCATCCCATTCCGTTCCACCTAAAGGAGGGCACGGTACTCGTGGGCACAGCCGAAGAGAGTGAGCCTGGCACGATGACGCTGAAGGCTGGTCCGACCGGCAGCACGATGACGATGCCGATGGATGCCGTGACGCAGGTCAACCCCATGATCCAACCTCCGGTCGTTTACAGCGGCAGCTTGAACGCCGGCTACTCACAATCTGTGGGAAACAGCCACTTACGGAACGTCAGCATACTCGGAGACTTTATCGCCAGGAGTGAACAGCTCAGGCTGACCCTCTTGGGTCGGTATGTCAACGGAGACAACAATGGCAGCTTACAGGTAAGGAATGCCAGAGGAACCATCAAACTGGACTTCTTTATCACGAAACGGCTCTTCTGGTTTGCCTCGGCGTATGTCGAAAACGATTTTCTTCAAAACCTCAAGCTGAGAACAGCGATTGCGACTGGGCCGGGGTACCAATTCCTCGAGCGTGGAGACCTCTCCGGCATGTTTCGGGATATGACGTTCTATGCCGAAGCTGGTCCGGCCTATTTCAATGAAGATTATCGGGATAACAGCATCACAGGAGATCGGGCCAGCTTTCGTGCCCGTGTAGCCATGAAATTCGATTGGCCGCTGTGGGATGGACGCGTGACGCTCTATCATTACAACGAGATTTTCCCCTCGGTGCAGAACGCCTCGGATTTCTTCTTCACGATGGATAACGGGGTTCGCATGAAGATTTTAGCCGGGCTTTCGAGCGGGTTCCAAGTGACCACCCGCTACAACAATCGGCCGCCTGCCGGAACCGGTGATACGGATAATTTATATTTGCTGACGCTGGGGTATGCGTTCGACACCACCCGCAAGCGATAG
- the mscL gene encoding large-conductance mechanosensitive channel protein MscL has product MLKEFKEFAMKGNVLDMAIGVIIGGAFGKIVSSLVSDVLMPPLGLLMGKVDFSSLFIDLSQTSPASLAAAKAAGAPTLNYGVFLQSVFDFLIIAFVIFMLVKQVNRFKNEAPPPPPPPPGPTNEEKLLMEIRDALKGRQ; this is encoded by the coding sequence ATGCTGAAAGAATTTAAAGAATTCGCCATGAAGGGCAATGTCCTGGATATGGCGATCGGTGTCATCATCGGTGGAGCGTTTGGAAAAATCGTGTCATCGCTGGTCAGCGACGTGTTGATGCCGCCACTGGGGTTGCTGATGGGAAAGGTGGATTTTTCGAGCTTGTTCATCGATTTGTCCCAAACATCCCCAGCGTCCTTGGCCGCGGCCAAAGCCGCAGGAGCGCCAACGCTCAACTACGGCGTGTTCTTGCAGAGTGTCTTCGATTTTCTGATCATCGCCTTCGTCATCTTTATGCTGGTGAAGCAGGTCAATCGCTTCAAGAATGAGGCCCCACCCCCTCCCCCACCGCCCCCTGGGCCGACAAATGAAGAGAAATTGTTGATGGAAATCCGCGATGCACTGAAAGGCCGTCAGTAA
- a CDS encoding response regulator transcription factor, producing MNVDLSTDRASKAAEQIGNLFKGNHAMGGSTGVRKAIRVLLIDESILTLYGLKTFVSKSDHIEVVGIATTCGEALTAIETHRPNVVMLEVEVERRSGIELCKKIRDGYPHIGVLFFTAHDNKDLLRAAILAGAQGYLLKSAAADAVTKSIEIVATGQAIMDQHLTEHVITWVKARGAGPSAMGKGHLSRDDRRLLGYVASGKTNREIALELGVLPTAVATRLQRIYKRLRISRRSEAARYYVHLEMGVDQ from the coding sequence ATGAACGTAGATCTTTCAACTGACCGGGCATCGAAGGCAGCGGAACAGATAGGAAATCTATTCAAGGGGAATCATGCGATGGGTGGCTCGACGGGAGTGCGGAAGGCAATACGTGTCTTGCTGATAGACGAATCCATACTCACCCTGTATGGCCTCAAGACCTTCGTGTCGAAAAGCGATCATATCGAAGTCGTCGGTATCGCCACGACCTGCGGTGAGGCCCTGACCGCCATAGAAACCCACCGACCTAATGTCGTCATGTTGGAGGTGGAGGTGGAGCGAAGAAGCGGGATCGAACTGTGTAAGAAAATACGGGACGGCTATCCACATATCGGGGTACTCTTTTTCACAGCTCATGACAATAAGGATCTCCTGCGCGCAGCGATCCTGGCCGGCGCTCAAGGGTATCTCTTGAAGAGTGCTGCAGCGGATGCCGTCACGAAGAGCATCGAAATTGTCGCGACCGGACAAGCGATTATGGATCAACACTTGACTGAGCACGTGATTACGTGGGTGAAGGCTAGAGGTGCAGGTCCGTCGGCAATGGGAAAGGGGCACCTGTCGCGCGATGATCGTCGCTTGTTGGGGTATGTGGCATCAGGCAAGACCAATAGGGAGATAGCCCTCGAATTAGGCGTGCTCCCCACCGCCGTGGCAACGCGCCTACAACGAATCTACAAGCGCCTCCGAATATCCAGAAGATCGGAAGCCGCGCGGTACTATGTACATCTTGAAATGGGCGTGGATCAGTAA
- a CDS encoding MOSC N-terminal beta barrel domain-containing protein — MKVAQIWRYPVKSMAGEQIDHTRIGPLGIEGDRVVHVEDEDGHVITSRTHHRLLGHHATLNESGEPVVDGLPWSDPKVRKDVVDIVGPGAKLVRDDSSDRFDVLPLLVATDGAIAAFGRDGRRLRPNLVIGGVEGLAERSWPGQCLHIGEVIIGIQDLRRRCIMTTFDPDTLKQDRQVLTDIVRRFGGTLALNCFVIRGGDIRVGDTVELARHRECEAVRT, encoded by the coding sequence ATGAAGGTGGCACAGATATGGCGTTATCCGGTGAAGTCGATGGCCGGTGAACAGATTGATCATACCCGCATCGGACCACTCGGCATTGAGGGAGATCGCGTCGTGCATGTGGAGGATGAGGATGGTCATGTCATCACGTCCAGGACGCACCATCGGCTGCTCGGTCACCATGCCACGCTCAATGAATCCGGCGAGCCTGTGGTTGATGGCCTGCCATGGAGCGATCCCAAGGTCCGCAAAGACGTGGTGGATATCGTGGGCCCGGGCGCCAAGCTGGTACGCGATGATTCCAGTGATCGTTTCGACGTGCTGCCGTTGCTGGTGGCAACGGATGGAGCAATTGCAGCATTCGGGCGTGACGGCCGGCGGCTCAGACCGAATCTGGTCATCGGAGGGGTCGAAGGCCTGGCAGAGCGCTCGTGGCCAGGGCAGTGCTTGCACATCGGAGAGGTCATCATCGGAATCCAAGATCTCCGTAGGCGCTGCATCATGACGACCTTTGACCCCGACACCCTGAAACAAGACCGTCAGGTGCTCACAGACATTGTGCGGAGATTCGGCGGCACGCTCGCGTTGAATTGTTTCGTGATCCGGGGCGGAGACATTCGAGTCGGCGACACAGTTGAGCTAGCCCGGCACCGTGAATGCGAGGCTGTTCGTACGTAG
- a CDS encoding sigma 54-interacting transcriptional regulator, with product MDSPSASPLSCPDGKALERIALQMASSLDLHVVLTTITQGLVDDLDAAFARIWLLGPGDLCTGCYKASDCRDQTQCLHLRASAGLYSNLDGEYRRIPLGSLKIGKIAQGFGPMQSNDVLGDDRLPNKQWMKDNGLQSFAGYPLVFRGDVLGVIAMFGRRPLADDEYERLATFAYQAATAIKNAQLFTEVAQLTNRLEAENLYLREEIKLNHNFEEIVGESPIITSVLRLIEQVSPTDSTVLIRGDTGTGKELLARAIHNLSPRRDRSLVKVNCGAIPVNLVESELFGHEKGSFTGALQRRIGRFELADGGTIFLDEVGELPLDAQVKLLRVLQEKEVERIGSGHSTKVDVRVIAATNRDLHAAVKAGSFRADLLYRLNVFPIEVPPLPARASDIPLLVNRFVAKFSRKLGKQIDGVSQSTMDRLMKYSWPGNIRELENVIERATILANGPLLQIDDMMLQGNSAPPSPVADSLEEVERVHILRILQDTNWVVEGKQGTATRLGLHPNTLRSRMQKLGIKKPRPTV from the coding sequence TTGGATAGTCCCTCTGCATCACCCCTATCCTGCCCCGATGGCAAAGCGCTCGAACGCATCGCGCTGCAGATGGCGTCGAGCTTGGATCTCCACGTCGTCCTCACGACGATCACCCAAGGGCTCGTGGATGACCTGGATGCCGCCTTTGCCCGTATCTGGCTCCTCGGTCCCGGCGATCTCTGTACCGGCTGTTACAAGGCCTCTGACTGCAGAGACCAGACCCAGTGTTTACATCTCAGGGCCAGCGCGGGACTCTATTCAAACCTCGATGGGGAATACCGCCGCATTCCGCTGGGGTCGCTGAAGATCGGCAAGATCGCCCAAGGATTCGGGCCGATGCAGAGCAACGACGTCCTCGGCGACGATCGCCTCCCAAACAAGCAATGGATGAAAGACAACGGGCTCCAGTCCTTTGCCGGATACCCCCTCGTCTTTCGCGGGGACGTGCTCGGCGTCATCGCGATGTTTGGACGACGCCCGTTGGCTGATGATGAATATGAACGGCTGGCCACCTTCGCCTATCAAGCCGCCACCGCGATCAAGAACGCGCAGCTCTTTACAGAAGTCGCACAGCTCACAAATAGACTCGAGGCGGAGAACCTCTACCTTCGCGAGGAGATCAAACTCAATCACAATTTTGAGGAGATCGTCGGTGAGAGCCCGATCATCACATCTGTTCTCCGACTCATCGAACAGGTCTCGCCGACGGATTCGACGGTCCTGATCCGGGGAGATACAGGGACCGGCAAAGAATTGCTGGCCAGAGCCATTCACAACCTGAGCCCGCGAAGAGATCGCTCGCTGGTGAAGGTCAACTGCGGGGCAATTCCCGTGAACCTCGTCGAAAGCGAGCTCTTCGGCCATGAGAAGGGATCGTTCACCGGAGCATTACAGCGCCGCATCGGCCGATTTGAGTTGGCGGACGGAGGAACGATCTTCTTGGACGAAGTCGGAGAATTGCCGCTGGACGCTCAAGTCAAACTCCTCCGGGTACTACAAGAAAAAGAGGTCGAACGGATCGGCAGTGGCCATTCAACCAAAGTCGATGTCCGAGTCATTGCCGCCACGAATCGTGATCTTCATGCAGCGGTGAAGGCCGGTTCCTTCCGGGCCGATCTGCTTTACCGGCTGAATGTCTTTCCGATCGAGGTACCGCCCCTACCCGCCCGTGCGTCGGATATCCCACTCTTGGTCAATCGATTTGTCGCCAAGTTCTCACGCAAGCTCGGCAAGCAGATCGACGGAGTGTCGCAATCGACGATGGATCGCCTCATGAAATACTCCTGGCCTGGCAACATTCGGGAGTTGGAGAATGTGATCGAACGGGCCACCATCCTCGCGAATGGGCCACTACTTCAGATTGACGATATGATGCTTCAAGGGAACTCCGCCCCGCCGTCGCCGGTCGCCGATTCTCTGGAAGAGGTCGAACGAGTCCACATTCTCCGCATCCTTCAGGATACAAACTGGGTCGTCGAAGGGAAGCAGGGCACCGCGACTCGACTTGGTCTCCATCCCAACACGCTCCGATCCCGCATGCAGAAGCTTGGGATCAAGAAACCTCGCCCCACCGTATAG
- a CDS encoding HEAT repeat domain-containing protein: MRIRSLLLGLGFCLALGLCHNLALAYREYFTPEQRTQLEHIQTIMVHVLALTDQGEAQGTALADVVAQRLGEVGYATVRDPALPHDVVVRVKCEQRKTWEGTTATGGDADLPDSPSRLWKGPACQLTYLLGGMKIKWQKEVRTEFEDAVAAAQAAQAADPGLYALAKLQDALGKYEFPLLLAAEWGHVDRLLKILDSPDTSQARKIKIMSLLGDMQADEALPKLKDALKDRDLAKQALVAMGNLGREGIPLLIDMMNTAPQLEVQAAAAKGLGQIGGIAGDASVVLPLLAKLQDPKTDWAVLTEVAWALGKIPDKRSIQPLYDLDRKLQAIRDPDNLTLKKLKEAVFWAIKQCDTWDQYS; this comes from the coding sequence ATGCGAATTCGGTCTTTGTTACTCGGACTTGGGTTCTGTCTCGCTCTAGGCCTATGCCACAATCTCGCGCTGGCTTACCGCGAATACTTCACGCCGGAACAGCGAACTCAGCTGGAGCACATTCAGACCATTATGGTTCACGTCCTCGCCCTCACCGATCAAGGCGAAGCCCAGGGTACGGCTCTGGCTGACGTCGTGGCACAGCGTCTTGGCGAAGTTGGATACGCGACCGTTCGAGATCCTGCCTTGCCTCACGATGTCGTTGTTCGAGTCAAATGCGAGCAACGCAAGACCTGGGAAGGGACGACAGCGACTGGCGGAGATGCGGACCTGCCGGACTCGCCGTCTCGTCTTTGGAAAGGCCCCGCCTGCCAACTCACCTACTTGCTTGGTGGCATGAAGATCAAATGGCAGAAAGAAGTGCGGACGGAGTTCGAAGATGCCGTCGCAGCCGCACAAGCGGCCCAGGCAGCCGATCCCGGCCTGTATGCGCTGGCCAAGCTACAGGACGCGCTGGGGAAATATGAATTCCCCCTCCTCCTGGCTGCAGAATGGGGCCACGTCGATCGCCTCCTCAAGATTCTGGATTCGCCCGATACCAGCCAGGCTCGAAAGATCAAGATCATGTCCCTCCTGGGAGACATGCAGGCAGACGAAGCACTGCCAAAACTGAAAGACGCACTGAAGGACCGAGACCTCGCGAAACAGGCGCTCGTCGCCATGGGTAATCTCGGCAGGGAAGGGATTCCCCTCCTCATCGATATGATGAACACAGCGCCTCAGCTGGAAGTCCAGGCAGCAGCAGCAAAAGGACTTGGGCAGATCGGTGGCATTGCAGGAGATGCGTCGGTCGTCCTTCCGTTATTGGCGAAGCTCCAAGATCCCAAGACTGATTGGGCCGTCTTAACGGAAGTCGCCTGGGCGCTCGGGAAGATACCCGACAAACGATCGATCCAACCGCTCTATGATCTTGACAGGAAGCTGCAGGCCATTCGCGATCCCGACAACCTGACGCTCAAGAAACTCAAGGAGGCCGTGTTCTGGGCGATCAAGCAGTGCGATACGTGGGATCAGTATAGCTAG
- a CDS encoding DUF1810 domain-containing protein — MNDEYNLQRFLDAQEGVYDTALDELRAGRKSSHWIWFIFPQITGLGYSAMAQQFAISSLDEATAYLQHPTLGPRLRACTQLVLDVNGRSVEEIFGYPDHLKFRSCMTLFLTAAPDSTIFKDALLTYFDGQPDHLTLDILAHRHSQHP; from the coding sequence ATGAACGACGAGTACAATCTTCAACGCTTTCTCGACGCGCAAGAGGGCGTCTATGACACAGCCCTCGATGAGCTGCGGGCCGGGAGAAAGTCCAGCCACTGGATCTGGTTTATCTTTCCGCAGATCACCGGTCTTGGATACAGTGCGATGGCGCAGCAGTTCGCCATCAGCTCACTCGACGAGGCCACGGCCTATCTGCAACATCCCACCCTCGGCCCACGGCTCAGAGCATGTACGCAGCTGGTTCTCGACGTGAACGGTCGTAGCGTTGAGGAGATCTTCGGCTATCCCGACCATCTCAAATTCCGGTCCTGCATGACCCTGTTTCTGACCGCTGCCCCCGACAGCACCATCTTCAAAGACGCCCTGCTCACATACTTCGACGGCCAGCCAGACCACCTGACCCTCGACATCCTGGCACACCGCCATTCGCAACACCCCTAG
- a CDS encoding nucleotidyltransferase family protein has protein sequence MTTRDALSTKRDHILQLAAQHGAHNVRVFGSVARGEAGSTSDLDLLVQMHPGRSLLDVIALSQELESVLHCHVDILTDEGLSPYLAQHIQAEAVPL, from the coding sequence ATGACCACCCGTGACGCACTCAGCACGAAGCGCGACCATATTCTCCAACTCGCCGCGCAGCACGGCGCGCACAATGTCCGCGTCTTTGGATCAGTGGCGCGTGGAGAAGCCGGCTCAACCAGCGACCTCGATTTGTTGGTGCAGATGCACCCAGGACGAAGCTTGCTGGATGTGATCGCTCTGAGTCAGGAGCTCGAATCCGTCCTGCACTGCCATGTTGATATCCTCACCGATGAGGGACTCAGTCCCTACCTTGCCCAGCACATCCAGGCAGAAGCCGTACCCTTATGA
- the atpH gene encoding ATP synthase F1 subunit delta has protein sequence MIKTTVARRYAQALFELLDQSTIEVTRSTLDSLSQAMRESDQLRHVVASPAFGVEEKTAVLTALADKLGCPPIGRAFLGQLVKKSRIGFLPEIAHAFGTLVDQAKGTQPVTVSSAAPLPGTEQDRIKVRLRETLKREVDVTFQTDASHLAGLQISIGSTVVDSTVRGRLRDLQVALTRE, from the coding sequence GTGATAAAGACAACAGTTGCGCGACGTTACGCACAGGCACTTTTCGAGCTTCTCGATCAATCCACCATCGAAGTGACAAGGAGCACCCTCGACAGCCTGAGCCAGGCGATGAGGGAGTCGGACCAGCTGCGTCACGTGGTGGCGTCGCCGGCCTTCGGGGTGGAGGAAAAGACCGCGGTCCTGACGGCGCTTGCCGACAAGCTCGGCTGCCCGCCGATCGGCAGGGCGTTTCTCGGCCAATTGGTGAAGAAAAGCCGGATAGGATTTCTGCCTGAAATCGCCCATGCGTTCGGCACGCTTGTTGATCAAGCCAAGGGGACTCAACCGGTCACGGTGTCCTCTGCAGCCCCCCTTCCAGGAACGGAACAAGATCGTATCAAGGTGCGTCTCCGCGAAACGCTCAAGCGCGAGGTGGATGTGACGTTTCAGACCGATGCGAGTCATCTCGCCGGCTTGCAGATCTCGATCGGCAGCACGGTGGTCGACAGTACGGTCCGAGGCCGCCTGCGCGATTTGCAAGTCGCGTTGACACGAGAATAA
- a CDS encoding nuclear transport factor 2 family protein, whose amino-acid sequence MNGLEQTRPPLPPFDAESATQKVRMAEDAWNTRDPERVSLAYTHDSAWRNRSEFLAGREAIVHFLTHKWNKELDYRLIKELWAYHENRIAVQFAYEWHDASGNWFRSYGNENWEFADNGLMRRRIASINDVPIAEKDRRYFWPLGPRPDNHPGLSELGL is encoded by the coding sequence ATGAACGGTCTCGAACAGACTAGACCGCCTTTGCCCCCATTCGATGCTGAATCCGCGACCCAAAAAGTACGGATGGCTGAGGACGCGTGGAATACGCGAGACCCTGAGCGGGTGTCGCTGGCATACACGCACGACAGTGCCTGGAGAAACCGTTCAGAATTTCTGGCTGGTCGGGAAGCGATCGTTCACTTCCTAACGCATAAGTGGAACAAGGAATTGGATTATCGACTCATCAAGGAACTGTGGGCGTACCACGAGAACCGAATCGCCGTGCAGTTCGCCTATGAGTGGCACGATGCCTCAGGAAATTGGTTTCGCTCATATGGGAACGAGAATTGGGAATTTGCCGACAATGGCCTCATGCGTCGGCGCATCGCGAGCATTAATGATGTACCGATCGCGGAAAAGGATCGAAGATATTTCTGGCCCCTTGGTCCCCGGCCAGACAATCACCCAGGGCTGTCTGAGCTTGGGCTATAG
- a CDS encoding OmpA family protein, with product MRTFKTSMVLIGLVALAGCSSLSKDHPSGYIKQPTVCVDKNWYGYYQGSGCPSTTKAVASDPAADRLAALEQERNRLADELEAARRENGALSGRVSELERQLAERDREIAALRSGSGDSAALASQLAAVRGDLGQSQDEKDRLAAELAAAKQRNAELEGQLAGLQGDLSAEMAKLKEAERGLIRSLGPQIKKGDITVHLNDERLLINLASGYLFASGQDQLKPAGVDALKQVGGILKDYPEYKVAVDGHTDNQRISGTLKKKFPTNMELSEARAVNAAKALEEGGLSNATTQGYADTKPKAPNTTEVGRAKNRRVEVVVTR from the coding sequence ATGCGAACGTTTAAGACCTCGATGGTGCTGATAGGGTTGGTGGCACTGGCTGGTTGTTCATCATTGTCCAAGGACCATCCTTCTGGCTATATCAAGCAGCCGACCGTTTGCGTTGACAAGAACTGGTACGGCTATTACCAGGGCAGCGGATGCCCTTCGACGACGAAGGCCGTGGCCTCAGATCCTGCAGCAGATCGCCTCGCAGCGCTGGAACAAGAGCGCAACCGATTAGCCGATGAACTGGAGGCGGCACGCCGAGAGAATGGAGCTCTGAGCGGTCGCGTGAGTGAACTGGAACGTCAGCTCGCTGAACGTGATCGGGAAATCGCTGCACTTCGTTCTGGATCCGGTGACAGCGCCGCCTTGGCGAGTCAGCTCGCTGCTGTGCGAGGCGACTTAGGCCAATCCCAAGATGAAAAGGATCGGCTCGCAGCAGAATTAGCCGCAGCGAAGCAACGGAATGCAGAGCTCGAAGGGCAACTCGCCGGGCTACAGGGTGACTTATCGGCAGAAATGGCCAAGCTGAAAGAGGCAGAGCGTGGATTGATCCGATCGCTTGGCCCTCAAATCAAGAAGGGTGATATTACCGTCCATTTGAACGACGAACGCCTCTTGATCAACTTGGCATCGGGCTATCTCTTTGCGTCAGGCCAAGATCAACTGAAACCGGCCGGCGTGGACGCACTGAAGCAGGTGGGCGGGATCTTAAAAGACTACCCTGAATATAAAGTCGCGGTCGACGGCCATACGGACAACCAGCGGATCAGCGGGACGTTGAAGAAAAAGTTCCCAACGAATATGGAACTCTCAGAAGCCCGTGCCGTCAACGCGGCCAAAGCGCTGGAAGAGGGTGGCTTGAGCAACGCCACCACTCAAGGATATGCGGACACCAAGCCCAAGGCGCCCAATACGACTGAGGTGGGTCGGGCAAAAAACCGGCGCGTCGAAGTGGTCGTCACTAGATAG
- a CDS encoding DUF86 domain-containing protein — protein sequence MKDDRIYLLHIRDAIQHILTYTTSGKDGFFADRKTQDAVIRNLEIIGEATKRLSASLKNANPDIAWKPIAGMRDKLVHDYFGVNLQLVWDVIERDLPGLKVKVLHLLTALNPPTSR from the coding sequence ATGAAGGACGACCGTATCTACCTCCTTCACATTCGAGACGCCATCCAACACATTCTGACCTACACGACATCCGGCAAAGACGGCTTCTTCGCAGACCGGAAGACACAGGACGCGGTGATTCGCAATCTTGAAATCATTGGCGAAGCCACAAAACGCCTCTCCGCCTCCCTCAAGAATGCCAACCCAGATATCGCGTGGAAACCCATCGCCGGTATGCGAGATAAGTTGGTGCATGATTACTTCGGCGTGAATCTCCAACTCGTCTGGGATGTGATCGAGCGAGATCTTCCAGGGCTCAAAGTAAAGGTGCTCCACCTCCTGACCGCACTCAACCCACCTACTTCACGGTAG
- a CDS encoding HigA family addiction module antidote protein, with translation MPMKNPPHPGDFIRTEIIQPAGLSVTAAADVLDVSRPALSNLLNGKADLTGDMALRIEKAFGVKMDTLMKMQSNYDIAETRRREKEIKGVRRFHATLHP, from the coding sequence ATGCCCATGAAGAACCCGCCGCACCCCGGCGATTTTATCCGAACGGAAATTATTCAACCGGCTGGCCTGTCCGTGACCGCTGCCGCCGATGTGCTGGATGTGTCGCGTCCTGCCCTCTCGAATTTGTTGAACGGCAAGGCCGACTTGACCGGCGACATGGCCTTGCGAATCGAAAAGGCGTTCGGCGTCAAAATGGATACACTGATGAAGATGCAATCCAACTATGACATTGCCGAGACGCGCCGCCGAGAGAAAGAAATCAAAGGTGTGCGGCGCTTCCATGCGACGCTGCACCCGTGA
- a CDS encoding type II toxin-antitoxin system RelE/ParE family toxin: MKIRNFIHKGLQRLYLDGSAKGVPPDTVDKLRKMFPFLEVMSSADEVRALTSWKAHTLTGDRKGTVSLSVTRNRRLTFRVDTAEQEIYDVNLEDYH, from the coding sequence GTGAAGATACGGAACTTTATTCATAAAGGCTTGCAACGGCTTTATCTGGACGGCAGCGCCAAGGGTGTACCGCCAGATACCGTGGACAAGCTGCGGAAGATGTTCCCGTTTCTGGAGGTGATGAGCAGTGCCGACGAAGTGCGCGCCCTCACCTCATGGAAGGCGCACACGTTGACCGGAGACCGTAAAGGCACGGTCAGCTTGAGCGTGACACGCAACCGCCGCTTGACGTTCCGCGTTGATACCGCCGAACAAGAAATCTATGACGTGAATTTAGAGGATTATCACTAG